Part of the Desulfatirhabdium butyrativorans DSM 18734 genome is shown below.
TATCAATATCATTAGCGATAGCATAGGGTACCGAAAAATTTTGCCCTCCTTTCCCCGACGCTCTTTTCCCTTTTTGACCAGCGCCAGAATGGTTTTCTTCAAGTTCGTCAAGGATGCGACAAAGTCCGCCTTTTCAGCATCCGACCAAGCCGTCGGGTCGATGGCTGCAAGTCTCTCGTTCGTTTTGTCGATCCAGTCTTTCAAATCCGATGGCGTTGCTGCAGGTTTGGATTTCTGTTGCGTCTTTTGCCCGCTTTCTTCCTTGACCAACTTTTCCTTGAGCTTCTTCCAGGCCGTCAGCATGCCCCGCGTTTGTTTCTTGCGTGCGATGTTGATCAGGGCTTTGCGGGTCACCGCAGGATTGCTTCGGCACTCATCTCGAATTTCCTGCGAAAGCAGGCCCAATGAAACCATTTCGTTGACCGTGGTGCGGGCTTTGCCGCGTGTTTCCGGGTTTCGGACCCGCAACAACACGGACAGAATTGACATCAGATGAGCGAACGAGAAAGCACACCGGAAGGCAGGAAAAAAGGAGAGCGCTATGATGCGATGGATGGAGAAATACATTTCGTCGCCGTCTGCTCCGGTTCCGATAGGGTGGTTGCCTTCCATAAAACACCAGTAGATGGATTGTCAAGCAGAAAGAAGAACAGAAAGAAGAACAATGGAAGGGCAACCTTTGCGGAAACGCCAAACGGCTTTAGATCAAACAGCCTTACATGATCGATCCCCATCATCGGGAATGACATCCGCCGCATCTGCGATGTGATCCAGAAAGACATCGATGATGCGACCGTTGCGGCCAAGGCCGGATGACTCCACACGGATGTCGATGCCGGCATCGGCGAAGGCCGAGGCCCAGCCGCCTTCGCCCATGATATCCTCCTCGAAATGAACACCGGCCACGAGGGTGAAGGGAACGAGGCGGGCCTGCCGGTATCCGGCCTTTCGAACGGCGTGCACGGTCGCCGTCCGGCCGGGTTTTCCTTCGATGAGTCCGACGAACACCTGCGGCCCGAAGCGCTGTCTGCAGATCGCCTCGAGGGCCAGATAGGCCGCCCAGGCCGGATGATCCGTTCCGTGGCCGACCAAAACAACGGCCTCATCGCAAGGGGCAGCCCCAATGAGAGGCCGCAGCGCCTGGGCCACTTTCCAGTAGTCGCCATAGGAAGTGAGCAGCGGCAGTCCGACACTGGTGCGGATCGGGGCCTGCCGGATTTCTGCGATCAGCCGGTCGAACTCGTGGCCTCCCACCACATGCAGCGACTGGACCACCGCCCAGCGATGGCCTGCGGCATGCAGCTCTTCCAGAACTTCCCCCGGGCTTTGCTGCAGGCGATGGCCGCCGGCCCGGGGGGCCCCTTCAGCCGCCTCGGCTGCAGCTGCAGCAGCCTTCACCTTTCGGGAGGTGACCGCCCAGCGCAGCGGTGCCAGCGGAAAGCGGTTTTTGACCTGGACCTCCACCAGGGCATAGGTGTCTTTCGCCCGGCTGGTGGTGCCGAATGCCGCCAGAACGATGGGTATCGTCATGAACCTCTCCTCCCTTGCTGTGCCAGGCGGCTTCCCGCCAGAAAAACGCCGATCAGAACGAGAACGAATACGGCCGCCATCCACTGAATGCCCGAAGTCGAAAGCCGGGTTTGGGGATCGGGGTTCCGGATTGTTTCCATGCGGTAGCCGGTCACATTCTCGGGGGCATCGGCGCCTCCTTCGGCCGTAGCCTCGGCCTTCGGCGCTTCCTGCGGCGATGTCGTCTGGGGTGCTTCCGTTGCGGCGGAAGCCGCCGCATCGTTTGGCGCAGGCACGGCCTCCAAGCGCCCGAGCATCCGACGTCGCTCTTGCACCTGCTCCTCGAGGGGTTTTCCGGCGACTTTCTCGACGGCCATCCGGAATTGTTCGGCGACCTGCGGCGAGATCACGCCCGGAATCGACAGGATCTGCACCACCATCTGGTTCAGAAGGGGGTTGTTGCACGTATGATCGCAGCAGGCCACACCGGCTTGAACGACATTCAGGGCGTATGCTGCGGCAAGCTTTTGCCGAACCGCCTCGTCGGCCTCCCAATACCCCTTGCGTACGGCCTCGAGCATGCGGGCCGTCATCGACTGGTAGGCCCAGGGGTTGGCCTTCTCCAGAAACGCCTGCACATCCAGATGGTGCTTGTCTTCCACATAGACCTCAAACGTCTCTTTCCAGCGGGACCCGTCCACGGCTTCGGGGGTGGTCACCTGCCAGCCCCACAGATACTCCACGAAATGGGCCATTTCCCGGGCTCCGGCATAGCCTTCCCGTTTCATGCCCTCCATCCACCGGGGATTCCAGTAGCGGCTTCGGGCTTCCCTGCCGAGGGTTTCGGCGATCGGCTCCATCCGACCCTGCCCACGCACGCGCTGGTTCGACACGAAGACATCCGGCGCCTTTCCGGAGGCTTTCCTCACTGCCATCGAAAGCCCGCCCAGATACTGGAACATGTCGTCGTTGTCCATCGTGCCGTACAGATTGCTGGAAAGGCTGTGGACCGTGGCATCCACCCGCTTGAGGTGTTTGCGATAGACCGGCGTGAGCGCCTCTCCCCACGTGTCCGCCGAATACCCGAACGATTGCATCCGCACGAAACCGTTTTCCGCGACCGTATCGTCCTTTTCCCACATGCCGCTGGCCCCGGTCAAGTCCTCCACCTTGGTGCCGTAGGCGCCGGGTGCAGCGCTGTAGAGCCGCACCCGGGAAAGCGCCCGCGCCCTCTCGGGGCTGAATCCTTCCTTTACGAGCTCGGCTTCGATCGCACGGGTGTGTTTTGCGATGAAGTTTTCGACATCGCCAAGTTCGGCAGCCTGCCGCACCGCTCGATCGAGCAGCAGGGCCACCCCCGGAAACGTGTCCCGAAACAGCCCCGACATCTGCAGAAGCACATCGATCCGGGGTCGGCCAAGTTCCGCTCCGGTGATGGGTGCAATGTCCCGCACTTTGTCCCGACGGTCCCACACCGGCCGCATGCCCATCAGCGCCAGGGCTGTGGCCACCTGGATGCCTTCGTCCCGGATCGTTTCGACCGACCACAGGATCACCCCGATCTGCTCCGGAAAAGCCCCTTCGTGAGAGGAACGCCAGGCTGCGATCAGGTCGTTTGCCGCCTTTCGGCCGTTCTCCCAGGCTTCTTTGGAAGGAATTTTCTCCGGATCGAAGGCATAGAAATTCTTGCCGGTCGGAAGGCTGTCGGGGTTGCGGATGGGATCGTTTCCGGGTCCGGCCCCCACATAACCGCCGCCAAGCCCCCGAACGAGGCTGTCCATCTCCGATGGGCCGCAACGCGCAAGCTTCTCCTCATAGAAGCCCTTGTCCCTGCCCCCTTTTTCTGCAATGGCCGAAGCCGTATCCGAAAGCGCCTCCCCCTGGGCCGACACCCCGAAGGTGTGCAACCCGTAGGGAACGACCTCGGTCTTGAGGCGCAACAGCTCATGCGCCAGGGTTTCGATGTCTGCGGCGCCGACTTCTGCAAGGCCCAGATCCCGATCCAGGCCCATTCGGGAAGCGAGACTTCGGATGCGCTCGAGTCTGCTTTCCCGGATCGCATCCGATGCCGCGGCCTCGTATTCATCGATCCACGCGGAGAGCTCCGAGTATTCCCCGTAGAGCCCGCCGGGTTTGAGAGCCGGAACGGCATGATCGATCACGACGCCTCTTCCGCGGCGCTTGGCCTGGATGCCCTCGCCCACATCGTCGACGATGTACGGATAGACATTGGGAATGTCATCGATAAGCACCTCGGGGCTGCACTGCCAGCTCAGGCCCGCCTGTTTTCCCGGAAGCCACTCGTGGGTGCCGTGGGTGCCGAGGCTGATGAGCGCATCCGGCCGAAACACATGCTGCATCCACAGATAGAAAGCCACATACTGGTGATGAGGGAAAAGAAGCGTGCTGTGATAGAGTTTGTCGGGGTCATCGCTCCAGCCACGTACCGGCTGCGGCACCAGAACGACGTTTCCAAGCGGGATGCACGGGATGATGAAGTCGCCCTCGTGGGTCATGATGCGGCTGTCCCGGGGGCTTCCCCAGTCCTTTTCCACAGCCTCGCGAAAGGCGGCGGGAAGCTTCTCGTACCAGGTGCGGTACTGCTCCTGCGAGATCCGCACCACACGGCCCTGCATCAGGAGCCGTTTCAGCTCATCCGGCGCCCAGGAGCCGATGTTTCGGCCCGACTGGATCAACATCTGCTGGACGGCCGCCTCTCTCAGCTCTCCGCTCACCGTATATCCTTCCTTCCGCAGTCGTCCGAGAATGGCTTCGATGCTGCGGAACACGTTGAGATAGGATGCGCCGATGTTCTGCTTGCCGGCACCATGGTTGTAGTACATCAGAACGATTTTCTTCTGCGCATTGGGCTTCTGCCGAAGCGCATGCCATTTGGCCACGCGGGCGGCCAGCCGTTCGACGTTCTGCCCCACAGCCACATACTCGGCCGCATCCGCCATACCGCCTTCGGTCGCCGGAAGGCTCCGTTTGACACCGATCACTGCGGGTTCGATCAGACCCGAAAGCTCCGGCGTGGAAAATTGCAAGGGAATGTCGGGTGCGGACATCCCCTGTTCGGATGCCATCCATTCCGGTTCCGTTCCGAAAAACAGATACTGGGTATTGATGATCGGTACGTCGGCCTTTTCCAGAATGGCCTTGGCTCCCTCCGTGAGGGTGGAGGAAAACCGGAAATCGAATCCCGTGATGGAGCCGAGTCGGCTTGCAAGCGGTGGTTTGGAAAGCAAAGCCTCCAGATTCCGATCCCGATCCTTCATCTCGCGAAACCAGCACACCGTGTTGATGCCCTGCGTTTCGTAGGCGCGGATCAGGGCATCCAGCGGGCCGCGTTTGCCGTCGATGGCAAAGGTCGGAAAGATCACCGATACGTTCCAGAGCCCGTCGGGATGAAGGCGATTGGATTCACGGTACCATTTCACATAGGCATCCAGGTCCGTAAAGAGTTGCGGGGCATCGGGATGGTAGAGGGCGTTTTCCGGCGAGACCACCGGCGCGGATGCCGCAGGTTCGACCGGAAGCCGAAAATCCCGGGCCGCCACGAAGCGGATGAGGTTTGCGAGGTTTTCGGCGGTCGTGTAGCCGAAATAGGCACGCACGGTCTCATCCCACAAAAAGCCGGCATTGCGGTAGTCCTCGTTGTGGTTGGAGGTACGCACCGCATAGAAGCGGACATCTTCCCGAAACGCCCTGCGGTTTTCGAGGATCCACTGTCCGGGCTGCGGCGGCATGATATCGACAATCGCCACATCGAGTCTGCGCAGAAGATCGCGGGTTTCCGGTCGATCCCGGCTCGATGCCCCCAGAATGGACACTTCGACCCGAGGGCGCAGATCCGCCACCCGCCGAAGGGCCTCCCGAACGATGAAGCCATCGACATCGCTTACGAAAAACCCGATATGGCGGATCGATCCCGATTCGTTGGGGGCGGCCCCGTTGGAAGCATGGGAAGTCGATACCGCCAGGGAGGCGGCACTCGACGAAGAAGCCACGGGCACACGGGAAGCCGATCCAGCCGGTGCCGCCTGTCCCTCATCGGCGGAAGGAGCGGTAGCAGCGGCAGTGGCAGTGGCCGCAGGGACAGCACCAGACACGGCACCGTCGGCCACTGCAACGGCCCCCGGAGCACCCCATCCCGTCAGCCCAACACCCAAAATGCCCAGTCCGATCAGAAGCCATCCCCATCCATTTTCAGAACGTGATTTCATACCCCACCTTGAACAACCGTCCCGTATCCCAATAGACGTATCGATTCGAAGCCGTATCGCTTAAGTCTCCGCTGATCTGCACTTCCGCATCGAAGACATTGTCGATCCCGAAGGTCACGAATCCTTTTCCGGCTTGAACCTTGCCATAGACATTCCATGCGCCATAGCTGTCCAGGTTCCGTTCTCGGGAGCTCAGAATCTGGCAGTTGATATCGAGCAGGAAGGGCTCAGTGGCGTAGGTCGCGCCGACGCTGTTCTGAAACTTGGGTCCGGCCTGATAGGTGACACCTGCGGTGTCTTCCGCCGTAGGATCGGCCCAGTATCCGGCCGTATAGAGGTAGATGTCCCGGATCCACTCCTTTCGATGCAGGAAGGGACTCAGGCCGATTTCCCACTCGATACCTTTCGACTGGTAATCCCCGGCGTTGAAATAGGTCTGCGGGTAGCCTTTCGAGCGGTCGATTTCGATCTTGTCCGTATAGGTCATGTAAAAAAGAGCCGAGCGGATCCGCAGCCATTCGGTATCGTATTTGGCGCCGGTTTCGTAAGTCCATCCGGATTCGGGCTTGAGATCGGGGTTTCCCACCAGAAAACTGCTGCTGTAATACAACTGGTTGAAGGTCGGCGCACGAAAGGCTTTTGCGGCGTTGGCAAAGACATGGAACCCCGGGGAACAGAGCCAGCTCAGGCCGATGGCGGGCAGGAAACGATCGTTGTCCGCCGTTCCGGATTCACCGTCGATGTACTGCTCCCGGCCGCCGAGGCTGAGCGTCCAGCGCTCGAAGAAGGTCCGCTTGGCTTCCATGAAGAGGGCATAGTCGGTCCGGTGGTGCTCGCCGTACTGGTTCGAATAATCCGCCCCGCGGTAGATGGCGCTCGCACCCGAGGTAAAGCGCCAGCCGGAAACCCCGAATCGGCCGTCGGCTTCGATTCCGGTATTGTAGTTCTTGTTCGCATCGTCGGGAGACTTCGCCGTATAGACGGTGCGGCGCATGATATCGTAATTGCCGAACAGGGTGGATTTGAAGTCGGTGGCTTCGTAGCGCAGATCGGCGAAATGCTTTATCTGGGCCTGGTCGGTTCCCTCGTAGGGCTTTCCGGTGTCATAGATTTTCTTGAAGCCTGTCTCGGTAACGGATCCCAGATAATCCACATACAACCGTTCGAAGGGCCGGGCGTTCATGTTGACGGCATACCGATCGGTCGGATCCAGATCGTATCGGTATTTCTGGGTATAACTTCGGGAGATCTCGGTCTGGCTGCCCAGATGCTGGTAGTTGACGCCCAGGTTGATTCCGGGAAGAAAGGCGCCGGCCGTATGGTTTTCGTAGCCTTCGTTGCCGAATTCGACGGATGCCTTGAACGCCTTGGTGTCGAGCGGCTTTTTGGTGATGATGTTGATGACACCGCTCATGGCATCCGCGCCGTAGAGGGTCGATGCCGCACCTTTCAGGATTTCCACACGCTCGATCTGCTCGATCGGAAGGGTGTTGAGGTCGTAGGCATGGCCTGCAGCCCCCTGGATGGGGACGCCGTTGATCAGGATGAGCTCACCGTCCTTGATGCCCCGGATCGACAAGGTGCTGTTCATGCCGCCGTGGCTGATGCCAAGGGGCCCGAAGGCCTTGTAGGCGAAACCGCCGGAGCGCCTTAGGGCATCCAGCAGATTGTTGGCGCCTGTCTCCTGCAACTGATCGGCTTCGAGCACCGTCACCATCCGGGAGCTTTCGGATTCCTGAACCGGAAAGCGCTCGGCCGTAACGGTGATCGGTTCAAGTGTCGCTGTCATCTCCGATGCCGACGGCACGCCCGATGGGAGCACCACCCATGTCATCCACAGGATGAAGGTTTGAAGGGCATGGACCCATCGAGAATTCCATTGGGGTTTCATTCCGTTCTCCTTTCCAGCGTTTCGAAATCATGATGGTTTTTCCGGGACATACACCATGCTGCCGTCCTGAAGCCGATAGGCCGTCCCAAGCCGTGTGCCCATCCCCTTGGCCTGATCGGCCGTGATTTTCACAGCTCGGATTTCTTTCGCATCTTTGGTGATGAGCTCCATCTGACCGTCCGGGTTTTGTTTGAGCATCGTAAAGCGGGTGGTTTCACTGAAGAGGTCCTGGAGCCGGTAGGCCGAGAACAGGGTCAGCACCAGCCCTACGATGAAGACAAGCCCGATGTCGAACAGGTTGGCGACCCCCTCCATCGGATCATCATCGCTGATCCGCTCTTCGTCGAGGCGCCTGGCGATCCGGAAACGACGTCGTTTGTCCAGCTGCTGCATGCTTACTCCTCCCTGGATTGCCGTTGCATCAGGATATCCGCTGCAATCAGCAGGTTTTCGATATCTTCTTCGATCCATCGTCTGCGGACTGTAACCATCCAATACCCGCTCATCCCGATGGCCAATCCGACGACGGTTGTCGTAAAGGCAATGACCAGATTCGACGAAAGCCGCCCCATATCCCCCTGACCCAGCGCGGCAAGGCCGGTTCCCATGGGAATCAGGGTTCCCATAAGACCCAGAGACGGCCCGAGCCTCACCAGAAGGCGCAGCCGATCGATGGCTTTCCACCACTGAATCTGCGTCTGGCGAACGAGATGTTCGATGACGCCGGGTGCTGGAGAACCGGCTGCGGTTTCCACCAGTCGTCCCAACACCTCCTGCAACCGATGAGGCGCATTTCCAAGCGATTCGGGACGATCCAGAAGCGCGCTCACCTCGGTGCTTCGGATGGGGCTTTTTCGCTTTCGTTCCATCCATTCCGATGCAAAACCGCCCAGGCACAGAATGGCATAGAAGAATCCGGCAACGAGCAGGAACAATGTGGGGTAGAGAAGCGCCGAGGAGATGATGAAAATGATGCTGCTCAGAAAAGATCCTATGGTTTCCATGAGTTTACCTTTGATGGACTCGTAAAAAGTCAGATGCTCTTGTTTAACCCGCAGGAGAGCGGGTGCATTTTGCTTGCGCAGCGGAAAAACTCAGCAGCCCGATCTCGTAGGATCGGGCGGATGGCCAAGATGGAAACGATGGCTTTCTGAAAGGCAACATACGGATTTTCCATCCAAAACAGATGAAGTGCGTCCGCCCGATCCAATCACGCCTTTGGCGTGATCTCCGGCTGCTTCAAACACGTTTCCGCTGCTTCGCAAAACACCACCCGCCCTCCTGCTGGAAGCCCGACATTGGAAGGAAATTGGTAAGTGGCGACTTTTTGCGAGTCCATCACCTTTGTTTCGATCGATATTCCGGTTTGACGGCTTCGCAAACAGTCAGTCAGCCTCCAGCAAGCCGCAAGCCTTCGTCTTCTGGCCTGGGTGTACCCGGCAACGAAAACGGCTGCCACGACAAGCCCCATGAAAAGCCACTGCAGACGATCGCCCATCGACGCCGTTTGCAAGCTTCTTTCTCCCATCCGAGATACCTCTTCGACTCCGGCAAACTGGGGCATGATGAGAACGGAAAGCAGAAAATAGACCGATAGCACCATCATGGCATCGGCCAGAATTTCTTCTGGCCGCCGACTGAACCGCTTCGCCCAACGCGACAGCACGCAGACCGTTGTCAGGACAACGGCCATGAATCCGGCATAGAGAAGCCCAACGGATTTCAGGGTTGCACCGGGAAACAGGGCCATCAGGAAGGCCAGGCTGATGCCGATCACCGTCATGCAGACCGGACAGGGAAGCGCCAGCAGCCACCATCCGTTTCGATGGACGCTCCTGCATGGATTCGAGCGTTTGAGCATGAGCCCCCAGATCAGCAGGAAAACGGCCAGCCCCACATGGGCGAACATCCCGGCCTGAAGCCACCGCATCCAAGCGTCGATATGCTCCATCAGATGCACGGCATGAAGACCTGCCGCAAGAAGCCCGAACATGAGCGCATAAGCTGCGGCAACGAAGACATAGATGGTTCGACCATGCCCGTTGGCCCATCCGCCCTGCAGGCCGCCGTACAGACCGGCACCGGCTTTGATGCCGAAGACCCCCATCGACATGCCGATTCCGAGAATCAGCGTTTTCCACTCCATGAGACACCTCCCGAAACGAAAAATCCCCGAACCGATAGACTCGATTCGGGGATTCCCAGTTTGATCCTTCGAATACCGAAACGCCTGGCTTTTTCCGAAAGCTTGCGGCAGGAATCGCTCAGGCAGGTCTTCTGACTCCCGGATCGACCGATTGCCCGGCGCCTTCCCATCACCCGTACCGCATGACAGTGGCATGATTGCCGGAATCGTCCCCGGTTACAGCGGCGGGTCCGTCCCCGATTTGCACAGGGTTCCCTCTTCGGCTCTTCTCAGAGCACCTGAACGCAAGAAATCACGACGAACGAAAAGCCTCGCTCACCTCCCCCAAAACACAACATCCCGGATCGATGGATGTCGATCCGGGATGCCCAGTTTATCGCACGGATGGATTCTTCCCCTGTTGAAGGTCCACGCAACAGGGACGATCGATTTCAGGCAGGTCTTCTGGCTTCCGGATCCACCGAAAACAGCGCCTTCCCATCATTTCTGACAGTGGCTTGTTGCCGTCTTCGTCCCCGGTTACAGCGGCGGGCCCGCCCCCGAATTGCACGGGGTTCCCTTTTCGGCTCGACGTTCGAGCACCTGAATCGCGGTCACCCAATCACATTTCGACGTTACGTGTCAAGATAATTTCGACGATTTGTGAAATGGACTTGAGATCGATGGTCTTGGGCATAAAGATGGATCAGGAAAACGCCCGGCCCATCACGCCGTTGGCGTGACCCCGGCAAAAGCCGGGGCCCGGAAAAAGTGCTCGTGGATCGTTTTCCCGATTTTCCGGCATATGGCGCGCCTGAACGGAACTCCCGTTTTTTGCGCGCCCTGAGCCGGAGGGCAGGCGATTTCCCGTTCCTCCTCAAATGGTGATGACTTTTTCCGCATGCTGCAGGCTGGTGACGATGTCGAGCATGTTGGTTGTCTCGCCGACCCGCTTGCTCTCCAGCAACCGGTAATGATCCAGACAGGTGCCACAAACCAGCAGACTGACGCCCTCATCGACGAGCCGCTGCAGACCCGGCAGCGTTTCGGCGCCTTCGATGGTCAGCTTGACGCCGGCATTGAGGCATACGACCCGCCAGAGGGCAGACCCCATTTCCGGAAGCGTATTGATGAAA
Proteins encoded:
- a CDS encoding TonB-dependent receptor, whose protein sequence is MKPQWNSRWVHALQTFILWMTWVVLPSGVPSASEMTATLEPITVTAERFPVQESESSRMVTVLEADQLQETGANNLLDALRRSGGFAYKAFGPLGISHGGMNSTLSIRGIKDGELILINGVPIQGAAGHAYDLNTLPIEQIERVEILKGAASTLYGADAMSGVINIITKKPLDTKAFKASVEFGNEGYENHTAGAFLPGINLGVNYQHLGSQTEISRSYTQKYRYDLDPTDRYAVNMNARPFERLYVDYLGSVTETGFKKIYDTGKPYEGTDQAQIKHFADLRYEATDFKSTLFGNYDIMRRTVYTAKSPDDANKNYNTGIEADGRFGVSGWRFTSGASAIYRGADYSNQYGEHHRTDYALFMEAKRTFFERWTLSLGGREQYIDGESGTADNDRFLPAIGLSWLCSPGFHVFANAAKAFRAPTFNQLYYSSSFLVGNPDLKPESGWTYETGAKYDTEWLRIRSALFYMTYTDKIEIDRSKGYPQTYFNAGDYQSKGIEWEIGLSPFLHRKEWIRDIYLYTAGYWADPTAEDTAGVTYQAGPKFQNSVGATYATEPFLLDINCQILSSRERNLDSYGAWNVYGKVQAGKGFVTFGIDNVFDAEVQISGDLSDTASNRYVYWDTGRLFKVGYEITF
- a CDS encoding DUF2149 domain-containing protein — protein: MQQLDKRRRFRIARRLDEERISDDDPMEGVANLFDIGLVFIVGLVLTLFSAYRLQDLFSETTRFTMLKQNPDGQMELITKDAKEIRAVKITADQAKGMGTRLGTAYRLQDGSMVYVPEKPS
- a CDS encoding MotA/TolQ/ExbB proton channel family protein; this encodes METIGSFLSSIIFIISSALLYPTLFLLVAGFFYAILCLGGFASEWMERKRKSPIRSTEVSALLDRPESLGNAPHRLQEVLGRLVETAAGSPAPGVIEHLVRQTQIQWWKAIDRLRLLVRLGPSLGLMGTLIPMGTGLAALGQGDMGRLSSNLVIAFTTTVVGLAIGMSGYWMVTVRRRWIEEDIENLLIAADILMQRQSREE
- a CDS encoding sirohydrochlorin cobaltochelatase; its protein translation is MTIPIVLAAFGTTSRAKDTYALVEVQVKNRFPLAPLRWAVTSRKVKAAAAAAEAAEGAPRAGGHRLQQSPGEVLEELHAAGHRWAVVQSLHVVGGHEFDRLIAEIRQAPIRTSVGLPLLTSYGDYWKVAQALRPLIGAAPCDEAVVLVGHGTDHPAWAAYLALEAICRQRFGPQVFVGLIEGKPGRTATVHAVRKAGYRQARLVPFTLVAGVHFEEDIMGEGGWASAFADAGIDIRVESSGLGRNGRIIDVFLDHIADAADVIPDDGDRSCKAV
- a CDS encoding DUF2162 family putative transporter, which translates into the protein MEWKTLILGIGMSMGVFGIKAGAGLYGGLQGGWANGHGRTIYVFVAAAYALMFGLLAAGLHAVHLMEHIDAWMRWLQAGMFAHVGLAVFLLIWGLMLKRSNPCRSVHRNGWWLLALPCPVCMTVIGISLAFLMALFPGATLKSVGLLYAGFMAVVLTTVCVLSRWAKRFSRRPEEILADAMMVLSVYFLLSVLIMPQFAGVEEVSRMGERSLQTASMGDRLQWLFMGLVVAAVFVAGYTQARRRRLAACWRLTDCLRSRQTGISIETKVMDSQKVATYQFPSNVGLPAGGRVVFCEAAETCLKQPEITPKA
- a CDS encoding cobaltochelatase subunit CobN, yielding MKSRSENGWGWLLIGLGILGVGLTGWGAPGAVAVADGAVSGAVPAATATAAATAPSADEGQAAPAGSASRVPVASSSSAASLAVSTSHASNGAAPNESGSIRHIGFFVSDVDGFIVREALRRVADLRPRVEVSILGASSRDRPETRDLLRRLDVAIVDIMPPQPGQWILENRRAFREDVRFYAVRTSNHNEDYRNAGFLWDETVRAYFGYTTAENLANLIRFVAARDFRLPVEPAASAPVVSPENALYHPDAPQLFTDLDAYVKWYRESNRLHPDGLWNVSVIFPTFAIDGKRGPLDALIRAYETQGINTVCWFREMKDRDRNLEALLSKPPLASRLGSITGFDFRFSSTLTEGAKAILEKADVPIINTQYLFFGTEPEWMASEQGMSAPDIPLQFSTPELSGLIEPAVIGVKRSLPATEGGMADAAEYVAVGQNVERLAARVAKWHALRQKPNAQKKIVLMYYNHGAGKQNIGASYLNVFRSIEAILGRLRKEGYTVSGELREAAVQQMLIQSGRNIGSWAPDELKRLLMQGRVVRISQEQYRTWYEKLPAAFREAVEKDWGSPRDSRIMTHEGDFIIPCIPLGNVVLVPQPVRGWSDDPDKLYHSTLLFPHHQYVAFYLWMQHVFRPDALISLGTHGTHEWLPGKQAGLSWQCSPEVLIDDIPNVYPYIVDDVGEGIQAKRRGRGVVIDHAVPALKPGGLYGEYSELSAWIDEYEAAASDAIRESRLERIRSLASRMGLDRDLGLAEVGAADIETLAHELLRLKTEVVPYGLHTFGVSAQGEALSDTASAIAEKGGRDKGFYEEKLARCGPSEMDSLVRGLGGGYVGAGPGNDPIRNPDSLPTGKNFYAFDPEKIPSKEAWENGRKAANDLIAAWRSSHEGAFPEQIGVILWSVETIRDEGIQVATALALMGMRPVWDRRDKVRDIAPITGAELGRPRIDVLLQMSGLFRDTFPGVALLLDRAVRQAAELGDVENFIAKHTRAIEAELVKEGFSPERARALSRVRLYSAAPGAYGTKVEDLTGASGMWEKDDTVAENGFVRMQSFGYSADTWGEALTPVYRKHLKRVDATVHSLSSNLYGTMDNDDMFQYLGGLSMAVRKASGKAPDVFVSNQRVRGQGRMEPIAETLGREARSRYWNPRWMEGMKREGYAGAREMAHFVEYLWGWQVTTPEAVDGSRWKETFEVYVEDKHHLDVQAFLEKANPWAYQSMTARMLEAVRKGYWEADEAVRQKLAAAYALNVVQAGVACCDHTCNNPLLNQMVVQILSIPGVISPQVAEQFRMAVEKVAGKPLEEQVQERRRMLGRLEAVPAPNDAAASAATEAPQTTSPQEAPKAEATAEGGADAPENVTGYRMETIRNPDPQTRLSTSGIQWMAAVFVLVLIGVFLAGSRLAQQGRRGS